One window from the genome of Vidua chalybeata isolate OUT-0048 chromosome 3, bVidCha1 merged haplotype, whole genome shotgun sequence encodes:
- the WTAP gene encoding pre-mRNA-splicing regulator WTAP codes for MTNEEPLPKKVRLSEADFKVLPRDELILRWKQYEAYVQALEGKYTDLNSNDVTGLRESEEKLKQQQQESARRENILVMRLATKEQEMQECTNQIQYLKQVQQPSVAQLRSTMVDPAINLFFLKMKGELEQTKDKLEQAQNELSAWKFTPDSQTGKKLMAKCRMLIQENQELGRQLSQGRIAQLEAELALQKKYSEELKSSQDELNDFIIQLDEEVEGMQSTILVLQQQLKETRQQLAQYQQQQSQASNPGTSRTPSSEPTEQGEAAGKDCSRLANGPSNGSSSHQRTSGPGFYREGSGTEDDFPASPGNGNKLSNHSEDRTGRGSGSYINQLSTGYESVDSPTGSENSLTHHSNDTDSNHDPQEEKTVSMKGNRTVGSRHVQNGLDSSVNVQGSVL; via the exons GTGGAAACAATATGAAGCATATGTGCAAGCTCTGGAGGGCAAGTACACAGACCTTAATT CTAATGATGTGACGGGGCTGAGAGAATCTGAAGAGAAGCTGAAACAGCAACAGCAAGAGTCTGCCCgaagagaaaatattctggTGATGAGGCTGGCAACTAAGGAACAGGAGATGCAAGAGTGTACT AATCAGATTCAGTACCTCAAGCAAGTCCAGCAGCCTAGTGTTGCCCAACTGCGATCAACAATGGTAGACCCAGCCATCAACttgtttttcctaaaaatgAAAGGTGAACTGGAACAGACTAAAGACAAACTGGAACAAGCCCAAAATGAACTGAGTGCCTGGAAATTTACGCCTGATag CCAAACAGGGAAAAAGTTAATGGCGAAGTGTCGAATGCTTATCCAGGAGAATCAAGAGCTTGGAAGGCAGCTGTCCCAAGGACGTATTGCACAGCTTGAGGCAGAATTGGCTTTACAGAAGAAATATAGTGAGGAACTTAAAAGCAGTCAGGATG AATTGAATGACTTCATCATCCAGCTTGATGAGGAGGTAGAGGGTATGCAGAGTACCATTCTAGTTCTTCAGCAGCAGTTGAAGGAGACTCGCCAGCAGTTGGCACagtaccagcagcagcagtcccagGCCTCCAACCCAGGCACCAGCAGGACTCCATCCTCTGAgcccacagagcagggagaggctgcGGGCAAAGACTGCAGCCGCCTGGCAAACGGACCAAGCAATGGCAGCTCCTCCCATCAGCGGACGTCTGGGCCTGGATTTTATAGGGAGGGTAGCGGCACGGAAGATGACTTCCCGGCTTCTCCAGGGAATGGTAATAAGCTATCCAACCACTCTGAAGATAGAACTGGTAGAGGAAGTGGTAGCTACATAAACCAGCTCAGTACTGGGTATGAAAGTGTAGACTCTCCCACTGGCAGTGAAAACTCTCTCACTCACCACTCAAATGACACAGACTCCAATCATGATCCTCAAGAGGAGAAAACGGTGAGCATGAAAGGTAACAGAACTGTGGGTTCTCGTCATgtccagaatggtttggactCCAGTGTAAATGTGCAGGGTTCAgttttgtaa